The [Bacillus] selenitireducens MLS10 genome includes a region encoding these proteins:
- a CDS encoding methyl-accepting chemotaxis protein, producing the protein MNRSGSLSDGAEGLAGISDQLLEQSQEAAGSVQNTDEVLTFIKKIASQTNILGLNASIEAARAGEHGKGFNIVAKEIRKLSQDTLDSTEKIEETLEEMRASIERIQGVVENVVRVGKEQAASSGELETFISEIEEMSLDLKSYAKEI; encoded by the coding sequence ATGAACAGGTCGGGTTCGCTCTCTGACGGTGCAGAAGGGCTCGCAGGCATCAGTGATCAGCTCCTTGAACAGTCGCAGGAAGCGGCGGGGAGTGTGCAGAACACGGATGAAGTGCTGACCTTCATCAAAAAAATTGCCTCGCAGACGAATATCCTTGGACTCAATGCATCGATTGAAGCGGCACGTGCCGGGGAACACGGGAAAGGGTTTAACATCGTGGCCAAGGAAATCCGTAAACTGTCCCAGGATACGCTCGATTCAACGGAAAAAATCGAGGAAACCCTCGAAGAGATGAGGGCGTCCATCGAGCGGATTCAGGGCGTTGTTGAGAACGTGGTCCGCGTTGGCAAGGAACAGGCTGCCTCGTCCGGTGAACTCGAGACGTTTATCAGTGAAATCGAAGAGATGAGCCTGGATTTAAAATCGTATGCGAAAGAAATCTGA
- a CDS encoding sulfurtransferase TusA family protein encodes MSLTDQELKELKVDHELDGVGEVCPHTLNIALDGLKKAGSGDVVVEVTDHSIATKTIPAAVKMNKLAEHLGTVTEGGNYYIYLKKN; translated from the coding sequence ATGAGTTTAACGGATCAGGAATTAAAAGAATTGAAAGTGGACCATGAGCTTGATGGTGTCGGAGAAGTGTGCCCGCATACGCTGAACATCGCACTTGATGGACTGAAGAAAGCAGGCAGTGGTGATGTGGTCGTCGAAGTGACGGATCATTCCATCGCGACAAAGACGATCCCTGCTGCGGTGAAGATGAACAAACTTGCCGAGCATCTCGGCACGGTCACGGAAGGCGGCAATTACTACATTTATTTGAAAAAGAACTGA
- a CDS encoding sulfurtransferase → MKKILSSIVVLSGLLIACNNDPSVEEVEEAAEDITAGGVVDASEYENGDLLVSTDWLEEDNGDVVVVDVRREGYEDGHIPGAVSVEPGQLSDPDNPVDGVLPPEEGFEALMQEIGVNEETTVVAYDDGDSLWASRLFYALELYGHEDVRILNGGFTAWLNDGKDVSTEAPEPERGNFTAQLNPELQSSREDVDANIGNEATVFLDARSEGEYTGEDVRAERGGHIPGAPHLEWSEAVSGDGVPYFKSAEELEEQFAAAGVDRDKTIIPYCQTNVRGAHSYFSLRLLGFDDVKPYEGSWAEYGNDPDAEIEGSS, encoded by the coding sequence ATGAAGAAAATTCTCTCATCTATAGTCGTCTTATCGGGATTGTTGATCGCGTGCAACAACGATCCGTCGGTGGAAGAAGTGGAAGAAGCCGCAGAAGATATTACAGCAGGCGGGGTTGTGGATGCCTCTGAATATGAAAACGGTGATTTACTGGTGAGCACGGACTGGCTGGAGGAAGACAACGGTGATGTGGTCGTCGTTGATGTCAGACGCGAAGGCTACGAGGACGGTCATATTCCGGGAGCCGTATCAGTCGAACCCGGACAACTGAGTGATCCGGACAATCCGGTCGATGGTGTTCTTCCGCCTGAGGAAGGCTTTGAGGCTTTGATGCAGGAAATCGGCGTAAATGAAGAGACGACCGTCGTTGCTTATGATGACGGAGACAGCCTTTGGGCATCACGGCTGTTTTATGCCCTTGAGCTGTATGGTCATGAAGATGTCCGCATCTTAAACGGCGGGTTTACCGCCTGGCTGAATGATGGCAAAGACGTGTCCACGGAAGCACCGGAACCGGAGCGTGGGAATTTCACCGCGCAGCTGAATCCGGAGCTGCAGTCTTCAAGAGAAGATGTGGATGCCAATATCGGCAACGAAGCCACGGTGTTCCTAGATGCGCGTTCTGAAGGCGAATATACCGGGGAAGATGTCCGTGCTGAGCGCGGCGGGCATATTCCGGGGGCCCCTCATCTGGAATGGTCCGAAGCTGTTTCCGGAGACGGCGTGCCGTACTTCAAGAGCGCAGAGGAGCTTGAAGAGCAGTTCGCAGCAGCAGGCGTGGACCGGGATAAAACCATCATTCCGTATTGCCAGACAAACGTGAGAGGGGCACATTCCTATTTCTCGCTCAGACTGCTCGGATTTGATGATGTGAAGCCTTACGAAGGATCATGGGCCGAATACGGCAATGATCCGGACGCAGAGATTGAAGGATCATCGTAA
- a CDS encoding ABC1 kinase family protein produces the protein MKRLKHVQRFHEIVMAFTRNGFGFLMHKLGLLEQVSAPRKWRVLEKQSNRSLEERARFLLEDLGATFIKLGQIASTRTNSLPKPLLKELEKLQDNVKAVPFEDVKALIEAELEAPLDTLFRSFDEVPMATASIGQVHGAVLHSGEEVAVKVQRPGIRQQIEIDLDILFEMAAIAEKRLEWAERYKISDYIEELAKSLRREVDYSIEARNTERMQKQHKQTAFLKIPDVYSSHSTRQILTMERIRGKKLNAVIEEEGHIPEKEALAEQLVQTITRQIYVHGFYHADPHPGNLLLMEDGRIALIDFGMVGRLNREMRNETAMMVMALLRQNTNELVKAVARVGRVPADIDLTLLKRELDEFQDLYLTVHLNDIGLGEVVSDVLRIISKHGIEVPQDFLLIGKSLMTIEGIAVKLDPELSIMEVVEPLGEELLSEYLGPKAVMDRMMTQTLEYGELLKELPHMIRRGAAVTEKGRVHVEVRSPDVSRATEHFSRVGNQITLSLLLVAVSLVFSALIIGVTVGGTMNESILTLPFFEVVFIVFLLLFLWLIYSILKTRRQS, from the coding sequence ATGAAACGGTTGAAGCATGTCCAGCGCTTTCATGAAATCGTCATGGCCTTCACCAGGAACGGGTTCGGTTTTCTGATGCATAAACTCGGACTCCTTGAACAGGTGTCGGCACCGAGGAAATGGCGCGTGCTCGAAAAACAATCCAACCGATCCCTTGAAGAACGTGCCCGGTTTTTGCTTGAAGACCTTGGGGCAACGTTCATCAAGCTTGGGCAAATTGCGAGCACACGCACGAACAGTCTTCCGAAGCCTCTGTTAAAAGAGCTTGAGAAGCTGCAGGACAACGTAAAAGCCGTTCCCTTTGAGGACGTGAAGGCCCTGATTGAAGCTGAACTTGAGGCGCCCCTCGATACGCTGTTCCGCTCGTTCGATGAAGTGCCCATGGCGACGGCGTCCATCGGTCAGGTGCATGGCGCTGTTCTTCACTCCGGAGAGGAGGTTGCTGTGAAGGTGCAGCGTCCGGGCATCCGTCAGCAAATCGAGATCGATCTCGATATTCTCTTTGAGATGGCCGCCATTGCCGAAAAGCGGCTTGAGTGGGCGGAGCGTTATAAAATTTCGGATTATATTGAAGAGCTCGCGAAGAGTCTTCGCAGAGAAGTGGACTACAGCATTGAAGCGAGGAACACCGAGCGGATGCAAAAACAGCACAAACAGACGGCCTTCCTGAAGATTCCTGACGTTTACTCGTCCCACTCAACCCGTCAGATTCTGACGATGGAACGGATCAGGGGGAAGAAGCTGAATGCCGTCATTGAAGAGGAAGGGCACATTCCCGAGAAGGAGGCCCTCGCCGAACAGCTCGTCCAGACAATCACGAGACAGATTTATGTTCACGGTTTTTATCATGCGGATCCGCACCCCGGGAATCTGCTTCTCATGGAGGACGGACGGATTGCACTGATTGACTTTGGCATGGTTGGCCGGCTGAACCGGGAGATGCGAAATGAAACGGCGATGATGGTAATGGCGCTGTTAAGACAGAACACCAATGAGCTGGTTAAAGCGGTGGCCCGTGTCGGGCGGGTGCCGGCGGATATCGATCTGACGCTGTTAAAGCGTGAACTCGATGAGTTTCAGGATCTGTATTTAACCGTACACCTGAATGATATCGGGCTCGGGGAAGTGGTCAGTGATGTCCTGAGGATCATTTCGAAGCACGGCATTGAAGTGCCGCAGGATTTTCTTTTGATTGGGAAGTCTCTCATGACGATCGAAGGGATCGCGGTTAAACTCGACCCTGAACTGAGCATCATGGAAGTGGTGGAACCGCTTGGTGAAGAGCTCTTGAGTGAGTACCTCGGACCAAAAGCTGTGATGGACAGGATGATGACCCAAACGCTCGAATACGGAGAACTCTTGAAGGAACTGCCGCACATGATTCGACGGGGGGCCGCGGTGACCGAAAAGGGGCGCGTCCATGTCGAGGTCCGTTCACCGGATGTGTCACGGGCCACGGAACACTTCAGTCGCGTCGGCAATCAGATTACGCTGAGCCTGCTTCTCGTTGCCGTGAGCCTCGTGTTTTCTGCCCTGATCATTGGGGTGACCGTCGGGGGCACAATGAATGAATCGATTTTGACACTCCCGTTTTTTGAAGTCGTCTTTATCGTCTTTTTACTGCTGTTTCTCTGGCTGATTTACTCGATCTTAAAAACAAGGCGACAGTCTTGA
- a CDS encoding rhodanese-like domain-containing protein, with product MSEIKENVKQLSFDEVKGLYDKEDRKEILIDVRELEEYEEAHIPGVPLIPMSEIVSLVDQFKPDEEYVLICRSGRRSHEVAKFFQENGIERVHNYADGMLGWEAVKTDGPEWVVSQVNEIYK from the coding sequence ATGAGTGAAATCAAAGAAAATGTTAAACAGCTGAGCTTTGACGAAGTGAAGGGGCTGTATGACAAAGAAGACCGGAAAGAAATCCTGATTGATGTGCGTGAGCTTGAGGAATATGAAGAGGCGCACATACCAGGTGTTCCGCTGATTCCGATGAGTGAAATCGTATCACTCGTGGATCAGTTTAAGCCGGATGAGGAATATGTACTGATTTGCCGGAGCGGCCGGCGCAGCCATGAAGTGGCAAAATTCTTTCAGGAAAACGGCATTGAGCGGGTGCATAACTACGCAGACGGCATGCTCGGCTGGGAAGCTGTGAAAACAGATGGACCGGAATGGGTCGTCAGTCAAGTCAATGAAATCTATAAATGA
- a CDS encoding GAF domain-containing protein produces the protein MDLLPLLDKMLPDMGIGVTDRTRWLDYYPGSKIDIGAKQGRAIDPKEPLTDCIQHNRFIKDEVPEEFFGVSFTGLASPVEADGEVIGAVAIQIQEYNERELRRISDQIAASLSNAHEQVGFAL, from the coding sequence ATGGACCTGTTGCCACTCCTGGATAAAATGCTTCCGGATATGGGGATTGGTGTGACCGACCGTACGCGCTGGCTCGATTATTACCCTGGATCAAAGATCGACATCGGGGCGAAGCAGGGCAGAGCCATCGACCCGAAAGAACCGCTCACTGACTGTATTCAGCACAACCGGTTTATTAAAGATGAAGTCCCGGAGGAATTCTTCGGCGTATCTTTTACAGGACTTGCCTCACCGGTGGAAGCCGACGGTGAAGTCATCGGAGCTGTTGCCATACAGATCCAGGAGTACAATGAACGGGAGCTGCGGCGTATTTCTGATCAGATTGCCGCTTCCCTGTCGAATGCCCATGAACAGGTCGGGTTCGCTCTCTGA
- a CDS encoding DMT family transporter, with protein MQQNESIMTDPPAYEPKTGLLLTISIIAISFAAIFVKWSEAPATVISMNRMFLASVLLLPAVWIKRKDLLLLTRKDLLILTVSGIFLALHFALWFGSLKLTTVASSTIILALQPLVALGGGYLIYKERTDLKTVMTISVAFIGIVIIAAGDFGISTDHFIGDVLSFLSVIAIVGYLLIGQTTVKKISHWIYSFSVFLIAGVALFLYNLVLQVEMTGYSSIEWQIFILLAIFPTLAHVIYNHLLKYVNTTTVSMSILGEPVGASILAVFLLGEMITPLQFAGGLFVLGSVYVYLRK; from the coding sequence GTGCAACAAAATGAGTCAATCATGACGGATCCTCCTGCATACGAACCGAAGACGGGCTTGCTGTTAACCATATCGATCATCGCCATATCCTTTGCGGCGATTTTTGTAAAATGGTCAGAAGCACCGGCAACGGTGATCAGTATGAACCGCATGTTTCTGGCAAGCGTTCTGCTTTTGCCGGCAGTCTGGATCAAACGAAAAGATCTTCTGCTTCTGACGAGAAAAGATCTCCTGATTCTGACCGTTTCGGGCATCTTCCTTGCCCTTCATTTTGCCCTTTGGTTCGGATCGTTGAAACTGACGACAGTCGCCTCTTCGACGATTATCCTTGCCCTGCAGCCACTTGTCGCCCTTGGTGGCGGCTACCTGATCTATAAAGAACGGACGGATCTGAAGACCGTGATGACGATCAGTGTGGCGTTTATCGGGATCGTGATTATCGCTGCAGGCGATTTCGGGATCAGTACGGATCATTTTATCGGTGATGTCCTGTCATTCTTGAGCGTCATCGCCATTGTCGGTTACCTTCTCATCGGCCAGACGACCGTGAAGAAGATCTCACACTGGATTTACAGCTTCTCGGTTTTTCTGATTGCAGGTGTGGCATTGTTTCTCTACAATCTCGTTTTGCAGGTGGAGATGACGGGCTACAGCAGTATCGAATGGCAAATCTTTATCCTCCTGGCGATTTTCCCGACGCTTGCTCATGTGATTTATAACCATCTGCTTAAATATGTCAATACCACAACGGTGAGCATGAGCATTCTCGGTGAACCGGTGGGCGCTTCGATCCTGGCTGTTTTCCTTCTCGGTGAGATGATCACGCCATTACAGTTTGCCGGGGGGCTTTTCGTGCTCGGAAGCGTGTATGTGTACCTGCGAAAGTAG
- a CDS encoding YvrJ family protein — MDMLLPFISEIGFPAAITFYLLYRIEGKLDTLNESIRQIRTEPPRIPVRLRDTSVT; from the coding sequence ATGGATATGCTTCTGCCCTTCATCAGTGAAATCGGGTTCCCTGCGGCGATTACCTTTTATCTATTGTATCGCATTGAAGGCAAACTCGACACACTGAATGAATCAATCAGACAAATCCGGACCGAGCCCCCGCGGATCCCCGTCAGACTTCGTGACACCAGTGTTACCTGA
- a CDS encoding D-2-hydroxyacid dehydrogenase produces MDIQTILVASPLHTHMKEMIEKRGALTEFTMIYRDPESVTEEDVARADAFVAFTRPAHVDLSAFQWVHSLGAGVDKLMKDISWPDGVFLTRTVTTFGEKISEYVLSYLLVHTQKHRDFEALQKKKEWTFLPPEPLNTKRALIFGTGEIGSVLARTLAGLGVHVTGVSRSGEEKPSFDEVIFPDKASTALTNRLAAADLIVNTMPLTEETKGYFDGCFFEAAFDSLFINVGRGESVVDEDLLQALERGQLREAVLDVFSEEPLPKSHPFWEHPAVHITPHISAITTAEEGLDCFLDTVTKLKEGTPLTNEADPARGY; encoded by the coding sequence ATGGATATCCAGACAATTCTTGTTGCATCACCGCTCCACACACATATGAAAGAGATGATTGAAAAGCGCGGGGCACTTACCGAATTCACCATGATCTACCGGGATCCGGAATCGGTCACGGAGGAAGACGTGGCCCGTGCAGATGCGTTTGTGGCGTTCACCCGACCGGCACATGTGGATCTGTCCGCCTTTCAGTGGGTCCATTCTCTTGGAGCGGGCGTGGATAAACTGATGAAGGACATCAGCTGGCCTGACGGGGTGTTTCTGACTCGGACCGTTACGACTTTTGGTGAGAAGATCAGTGAGTATGTGCTCAGCTATCTGCTCGTACATACGCAAAAGCACCGGGATTTCGAAGCGCTACAGAAGAAAAAGGAGTGGACCTTTCTTCCTCCGGAACCGCTCAACACGAAACGGGCCCTGATCTTCGGAACGGGGGAGATCGGGTCGGTTCTTGCAAGGACGCTTGCCGGTTTGGGTGTTCACGTGACGGGTGTGTCAAGGAGCGGCGAAGAAAAGCCGTCTTTTGATGAGGTCATTTTTCCGGATAAAGCAAGTACCGCTCTGACCAACCGTCTCGCAGCGGCAGATCTGATCGTCAATACGATGCCGCTAACGGAAGAGACGAAAGGCTATTTTGACGGCTGCTTTTTTGAGGCCGCTTTTGACAGCCTGTTTATCAACGTTGGCCGCGGGGAATCCGTTGTGGATGAGGATTTACTCCAGGCACTTGAGCGAGGCCAGCTGAGAGAAGCGGTTTTGGACGTCTTCAGTGAAGAACCGCTCCCAAAGAGTCATCCGTTCTGGGAGCACCCTGCCGTTCACATCACGCCGCATATCTCCGCCATTACAACAGCAGAAGAAGGGCTGGACTGTTTTCTTGATACAGTAACCAAACTGAAGGAAGGTACGCCGCTGACAAATGAAGCCGATCCGGCCAGGGGATACTGA
- a CDS encoding DUF5074 domain-containing protein, whose product MKQSILTAVFTGLLLTTGCALENGGSGNDSNSNEENAGDAGELTNVQFYVPSEEEDLVSIIDVVSGEPVGTVDVGQRPTLVTFASTMRQAFVANQDSSTVSVINTQSLEETAEIEVGPRPHGLALTDNNSTLYVATVGDQYLDVIDTGEEEITSQIDLGDGARSNYVYLDNDTLYVTDHENHRIYVVDANSEEVTDTIETGELPRVVRVYDGTVYVASAESGTLEIIDTDSGDSTTIETGFGATDVVVSEDGEYAIVTSVEESRAVKVDLESAEVSAEIDGLDGAKHLAFNREESRVYITLSESSEVAVIATDDFEEEYRIDVGEMPHGIEIKALPGIGGSC is encoded by the coding sequence ATGAAACAGTCAATACTGACCGCGGTCTTCACAGGCCTCCTGTTGACAACAGGATGCGCGCTCGAGAATGGCGGCAGCGGCAACGACAGTAACTCAAATGAAGAGAATGCAGGAGATGCGGGGGAATTGACGAATGTGCAATTTTACGTTCCTTCTGAAGAAGAGGATCTCGTTTCCATTATTGATGTTGTCTCCGGAGAACCCGTCGGCACTGTCGATGTCGGACAGCGACCTACACTCGTGACATTCGCGTCCACAATGCGTCAGGCCTTCGTTGCGAATCAGGACAGCAGCACCGTCTCCGTCATTAACACCCAGTCTCTTGAAGAAACTGCCGAAATCGAAGTCGGTCCCCGTCCGCACGGGCTGGCACTTACCGACAATAACAGCACCCTGTATGTCGCGACGGTCGGCGATCAGTACCTCGATGTGATTGACACAGGTGAAGAGGAGATCACGAGTCAGATTGATCTCGGAGACGGCGCTAGAAGCAATTACGTTTATCTTGATAATGACACCCTCTATGTGACCGATCACGAAAACCACCGGATCTACGTCGTGGATGCGAACAGTGAAGAAGTAACCGACACCATCGAGACCGGTGAGCTGCCCCGGGTCGTCAGGGTCTATGACGGCACTGTCTATGTCGCTTCTGCCGAGAGCGGAACACTTGAGATCATCGATACAGATTCCGGAGACTCAACAACCATTGAGACCGGCTTTGGCGCGACGGACGTCGTCGTCTCGGAAGACGGTGAGTATGCCATCGTCACATCTGTTGAAGAGAGCCGGGCTGTTAAAGTGGATCTCGAATCCGCTGAAGTGAGCGCGGAGATCGACGGGCTCGACGGTGCCAAGCACCTCGCCTTCAACCGCGAAGAATCACGTGTCTATATCACCCTCAGTGAAAGCAGTGAAGTCGCCGTCATCGCCACAGACGATTTCGAAGAAGAGTACCGCATCGATGTGGGGGAAATGCCCCACGGCATAGAAATCAAAGCACTGCCGGGCATTGGCGGAAGCTGCTGA